Part of the Micropterus dolomieu isolate WLL.071019.BEF.003 ecotype Adirondacks linkage group LG17, ASM2129224v1, whole genome shotgun sequence genome is shown below.
tctcttctccaaactggggacaCACAGCCATCTACAGGTCTATGCATGTAATACACTGACATtggataagtacctcatacagcagcgcttcaaaaaaaaaaaaacaaccaccaaaaaacaaactatccctttaaaagTCTTAAAACATAAATGTGTCACGTGCCGTCATGCAGCAGGTCTGCTCTAATAAAACAAGTTGTTCCCTCGCAAATAGGTACATTTCAGTCAGATATGGTcttatttttgtgtctaaatAGCACAGTACTCCTCAGTGTAGTTTTAAGAAAACCCTCAAATTAGTACGGCTGATgttactaaaaataataatactataaatTACACACAAGCAGGAATACAAACCTCAACCCAGTCAAAGACCCTCTGGTTGTCGACCTTATCCTGGATCAGTCTGTCCAGCTGTTTGGTCAGCTCTGCAGAGCTAAGCTCCACCTTTTTGCTCTTCTCCGACTCATCCCCCAGAGTGAACTCCACATCCTAGTTAACACCATGGAGACAGGAACAGGCTCTTTTCAACATACTCCTCATGTTACCTCTACTCACTCCACTTCTCATTCAGAGCCTGAACTCAAATTCAACAGTTTTCGccacagaaatataaataaaaaggactACAGTTCTGACCTTTACACTGCTGAACTTTGGTTTattgtaatttgtgtaataCAGGAACTGGAGCTTACATTGTTCTAATGTTGCACTTTAATACTAGAGTACAGTCTCATTACTATACCATAGGCCTCTAATATAACAGATGATCAACAACGGTTTAATATTATAGCAAATTTCCTCAGttgaggatgatgatgaagcTAGTGAGTGACCTCTCACCTGTTCTGTTACAAACTTGTTGACGTCTTCGTCCTCAGGGAGGAAGTCTGTCCACCCGAGGCCAGCCTCCCTCCACATTGTGCCTACTTTTTTATGGCTCTAATGAAGGAGATACAGATTGGTTGTAGACTGATTGACACGCTCACTGATCACACTGTGGCTAACATTCATCATGGCCATATGAAATGATTCAACTGAAGCATATTTGCTTAGTGTCATAAAATATTAGCCAGAGGAActgaattaaaaacataatcagtttttaaaaatattcaaataccCTTAGAAGAATAAACGATTCGATATAATGTAATATAGTTTAAGGATTGTATTTGTTCTCACCATTTCTttacagagcagagagaggatcTGAACCAGCAGGACTCCTGCTTTGCCCTGAGGGATCAAAGGCTTTGAAATCTCCCTGGAGGGATAAAAGGTCAACACAGATTAGACATCAACCTAACAAATATCAAACACAAGCCGAAAGTTCTCTTCTTTTGCAGATTTCCCTTTCTAACATGTTGAGGGGCCAGGCCTGGGACTAACCTAAAAAGTTCTCCCATGGGGATGCCTCCCTCATGGAGCATGGGAGTGATCAGTTCTGCCAGGTACAGCCAGATGTGGGGGATGTCTATTGCCATGTCGTCAGCCACCTCCAGGATTTCCTGAAGCctgaagaaacacaaacacgtggagtgcacacattttaaagtttattcAAGACTTCAAGATTAAAAACAAGTTCAGAATGATGCAACAGATGGGGAAACTGAGCAATATGGCACcacactgacacaaacatggaaactaaatttgttttttggctAAGAACCGTTGTTTAAAGATTTCTCAATTAAATCAACTGCTTCAAAAAATTACTTTTGAGAGACTAATTTACTTGCTAAAGGCAGTTTTAAATCCTGCTGTTATAAACTGTTCGAGTCACGATTTCCACCTCTGCTATAATACACCTCACAGAAGACACTTGGATTTATGCATTTATTGCATGTAATCTTTTATAGCTATTAATTTCTGTCAAACTCAAGACGTGTTTCACACACGTACAACATTACTTCTCCGACTCTGCCACCTCTCAGCGGCTCCGTACTGACCCTTTATAGTAATGCTCTGTTGGGAGGATGCCGGTCTTAATGAGCTGGTGCAGCAGCATGCCCATGTGCTCCCTGGCGATGGTGCTGCGCTCCAGCGTCGACTCCAGCCCGTTTcgtacaaacacaaacagcagctgagTGCTGTTCATCTCCTGCACACACTGCAGAGCCTCCTGTTGGGACAGAAGGGCGTACAGGTTGTTGAAAGTGTTCAGGGTGCAACACGAAATGGCTGTTAGTGCTTATTAGTGAGGAAAGCGTTAACtaaaaaaatgccaaaacaaaatgctatttTTCTCTGCAGAGCACAAGACTGTACAGAACGTGCTCCGTTGTAAGGGAAGTatgctttcttttcattttcatatgCATGTCAGTGTGTACCTTCATGTCGTTGATGTGGAGGTACTCTTCGATGATGGCCGTGGACTTCTTGTTCAGCTCTTCCTCCGTCAAGGCAGGCTTGGTGGGGGTCTGGGCAGGTGGAGGGGTAGCAGCTGTCTCCCGCATCGCTATTCACGCACAAAacgaaaaagaacaaaaaaattcTATTCAAATAATCTGAATTTATGTTATAAATATTACCCATTCTTTTTAGGTGAAGCCCaccaaaatttaaaaatgcGGTTGTTTGATGCTCCCAGACAATTATATTCCTACCATGGTAGCAAATTCTCAGTTTTCCAAATTAAGGTTTAAAATATACAATTGCCACCTACCGTTCTCTTTGCTCCTGGCTCTCTCCCTgctgcctctgtctctgtcgTCGGTCATGCTCGCTACTCGGCGGACAGGATCGGCCGACCCACGCTGCTCTCTCTCCCGGCTCCGCTCTTCATTCTCCCGGCTGAAGCTGCGCTTGGTGACCTGCAGCCGGTTTCGATCACGGTCGTCCCGCCGGTCGTCCCGCCGGTCGACCTGCCTGTCGTCCCGCCGGTCAAATCTGTCGCTGCCGCGCTCAGAGCGGTCGAAGCGATCGCCGCGTTCCCGACTCGAGCTGTTTCTGGAgaaggacagagggagagatgagTCAGGGAAAGTTAACACAGACAAATGCAAACTCTGCAGGGTCCCACAGTGCATCTGTTGGTGGAAGCTTCTGTCTGAATACACTGTTGGCTTTGGTAATTGTGTCCTGTTCCTCACCTCTGAGGAACTCGTCTGTCTGAGTCCTGTGAGGAGCCTGAGGAGGACGAAGCCTGCTGTAAGGCTGAGAACCTGTTCAGAGTGCTGGTGGTTGGACGGCCGCCTGACTCTGGTCCTAGGGAcgaaaaacacacagcacataTTGAGTTTCAGCTCTGATGTACTCAAGAACATGTTCTACACATATCAACGCATAGGTCTGGGAAACCTACCAGAATCTGCAGGTTTGGCGCTGGTGCCACCGCTGCTGCCCTTACCCCAGCTCCCCCATGTGCCTTTACCTCCTGGGGCAAGCAACTGATTGTTGAAGTCAAGAATTGGAGTCTGAAAGAAGAGACACTTGTTAAAAACACTACAAACAAGATACAACACTGATGGAATTTTAAAAAGATATCTCTCATGTGTCCTATTTCAGGTAAAGAGATGAAAATGTGTCAAGTCTGTCTGTGAGTGAGACAGAAATGGTGTGAGTAAGTGAAAACCGGCACACCATGAAACTTCATAGCTTCATAGTCGCCGTTCTCTCCTACCTTAGTAATTTTGCTAAGGCGAGAGGTGTCAATGGGTCGGTTCTTGGTAGAGATGGGCACTGTGTTCCAGCCCTCATCCTGGGGAGCACCACGGCCTTGGCTGTGAAGGCCCCCACGACCCCCGGGTCCTCCTCCACCCATTCTGCCACCAGGGCCGCTACCCGACTCCTTCTTGGAGACAAGGGCTTGCTGCACCTTCATGTGTTCCCGGTGTTCCTCCAGCTCAGCCTCTTTGTGGATCTGGTCGATGGTCTTGGGGCCCTGGTCGCCTCGCCGGGGAACCCAGTTGTTCTAAGATGGGGTGCGGGGGAAATTGTGAGTACAAAAGTATTTCTCATTTTGACTGGTAATAAATGGTAATAAGGCATCTAGGAGTATTAATGCAGACACTGGATACATATTATGACAGTAGTGTTTGGAGAGACTAGAATTGAAAGGGATCAACAACCTAGTGGCTTGTAACACTTCTTTTTAGCCTTTGCCTAGAAAGgaaataaatagtttgtttcACAGTGAAATTAGGCCAATATGCTGACTAAGAGTAGCTGATCTGGCTTGTAAAACACTGAAGATAGCAGGTTTTGTAACACTGTGGGGGCGGGACTGGGTTTAACTACAGGACTGCAGCATTCCTCCAGAGAAATAAGCTCCAACAACACTAAAATAAACTGGCTCTATAATaatatcacaaaaacaaatgtactaGAAATGACCATGAGACGCATACAAATGAACAATACTAGATAATATTTTTCTTGAActggttaaaaacaaagaacTAAAATTATGTGCTACTGGAAGACAAGTTTGTGTTGAACGGTTTGTTGTTTAGGCCAATGGCAGAAAGAGGCTCTGTTAAAGAGCATTTAAGAGTGGACACGAGACTCACACCTCCCAGGGCTGGAGAACCAGCGTGAGCGTCTCTGGGGCTGCACATACCACCACACACAGTCAGCAACGTGTGACATTTAATCACTGcatatccaaggaaggttaaaatcaagggcaacctcagattggttgaagatacttgaagatgttttgtccctcatctGAGAGGTAggaaaactcagctatttaacctctgtagGGTCTGTGAACAAAATTTGAGGACTGAAACTAGGCCCAGATGAAAGcatggattctacagacagaagcatagCTGTACCATGGGCTCACCAGTATCCCCTATTGTGGTCAACATTTGCATTGACAAAGTGGAGAgaaaagccctcaactccttcagaggaacagcaccgcaAAACATCAACTccgtggacagtaacatcaatgtcaattttatttctatagcacatttacacacacagaccaatacttactttttgattcccaccacccactggagcataagctaggggtcatgagaacactgcaccacagagcggacaACATACCACCAAGTGCCCAAGCACAAGCAAAGTAAAataaccacctgaagggggcacttacagcctgtggataccctaaatggacttTTGTGAAAACGGCCACAAGATCCAGCAAAAACAGACACTAcgggggaggaggaaaagaagttcaaacgcaacaacattgtgattccatacgcgTCTGGAGTATCAcagaggattttcaacaaacaccacatctcTGTATTTTTCTagcccaagaacacactaagacataTACTGgtgaaacacaagaaaagcaatctagtgtatgtggtccagtgcagtgaggaatgcacagacctgtacattggggaaactaaacaaccactacacaaacgcatgactcagcacagaagggccaactcctcaggtcaagactgaGCAGTTTacctacatctgaaggacagaggacactcgtttgaggaccaccaggtgcacattttagacagagaagatggatggtttgaaagaggtgtcaaggaagccgtctacaccagggtcgagaagcagTCTCTTAACAGAGGAGGAGGTCTgtgacaccacttatcccccacttaaaATGCTGTACTTtccatcacttcccaggaaactcaacaaacgttcACTTTTGGCCTCAGGCGCAGATGCCAATGAAGGTCAGGTTTAACAACATACTGGATGTGTGACCAGAGATATTTTTACAAGGCTTGGCAGTGGAAGCTGTGGTCCACTGTCAGTTATTTCAAGTATTTCAAGCAAagtagcatgtgtgtgtactgtttagGTGTTTGTGCTGTGTTTATTCTTTACCCGTCGAAGGTCCAGCACATCCTGCAACATGAAGCGGATCCTGGAGGTGGTCTTCCTctcctttattattttctccatcTGATTGAAGTACTGGTCCATACGAGGCTGAGGATGACCACAACAGTTTGGTGAGGTTATCTCATACGCTGCAGTTGCAACATTAGAACTTTTTATCAGCgtgcatatgtatgtgtgcactCCTCTTCATCACACTATCTAACTGTGTATGCTCGTGTTGTACCTTGGCCTTCTCAAAGTCTAGGTCCTTGCCGATGGTGGACAAAAGTCTACACAGGCACTCCAGGGACTCCTCGTCATGGTTTTTGAGCAGCTTTACAATGCAGTCATGCATGATGACCTCTGTGAGCATTTTAAGCTTGAACAGCTCACCAATGAACTTAATGTTGCCCAGTGAGCGTCTCCTGGCCTTGTCTTTAGAGTCTTGTAGCTCCTCAGTGAGCcgctgcttctcctcctcctgccagagaaaaaaaaaaaggaaattgttGAGGAGTGATGGTTagctgtgtgaaaaaaaaaaaaaactttgcatAATATCAACATGActtcttttgtgtgtaaatgaaGACCCTCCCCAACCCGTATTTTATGTCGAAGTACTATACCACTGAGGAAGCATCCAGctctttctgcttcttctcAAAGATCACGTCGTCATCTTTATCTTTTTCAAACTCCTTCTGGCATCGATTTAGCAGCAGCTTGCGGAAATTCACATGGCCTACTGACTTATCTGGTGTTTCGACTTTAAGCTGAAAAGAGTAGAAGAAAAAGTCGATCAAAAAAGAGCAGGAAAAGACAGACTGTAGGGTTATGTAGTCCAAGTCGCTCCACTGTTCCTCAATTCCATCCCTTAGGTTAGTGGCCAGAGCCTGGTAGAGAAAACTGTAAACTGGGACTGCCACAGTTACCACATCACTGCAACACTTCAAATTCTTGCATTTAGCCTGGTTGACTATTTTTTCTAGAAGTACTCGAAACTTCATTTCCAAATGGTTCTTAATtaaacaacccccccccccatttaaatgatttttggTCAATATGAATAACACAGATGACGACCCCCCTCAGTCAAAGAAAATCATTCTGACCACTTTCAAAAGCTTGACAGCAGAGTGTGAGTATGTGAGTGTTTAAGTGaatatgtaattaaataaattatctgCACTTGAAAACACATTTGGACAAACGACCCTAATTTGGGATTTATATTCtgcattaaagaggtcatataaTGTTCactttcaggttcaaaatcttaattagaggttgtaccagaacaggtttacatggtttcattttcaaaaaacaccatatttttgtcatactgcacattgctgcagctcctcctttcaccctgtgtgttgaaggcgtTTTACCTATGGAGTGACACATCTTatctctacaagatctttgttgggagttgcaaaTGCGACTACTAGATCAGAAGCAGAGCAGGGCGGGCCGTGAGAAGCAGGTCAACAAGCTTATAAAAATAGACTGGAGCAGGAGTTTCAGAGTGGAGAGTTATTAATtcgtaacaaaagtatctttcatcctagctagtgtttggaagggagaggagagacagcaggcgggcgtcttgtcactgtgtgctgctgctcaGTGTTCTTCCACCAGTGTTTTCCAGGGCGTGTcggtcggactagccgcttggcgagcattatgacgtgcATTTTGCGGTGtcgtcacaaggatgaaagggaaacggctggactacaaacgagctgttttcaggcagttcagagcagagttttctgtgggagatgggaactccctttggatTGGACTTGGAGCTTTTTccctttgcaaacctgttacatgcaccaAAAAAGGCCAATAActaaataaaggagagggaaaaagccaaaaagcataatatggcCTCTTTAATGGAAGCATTTCAGGCTTTACTTTAAAGAGATTAATTAtgtattatgtaaataaaaaatacttggCTTGTGTGAATGTATTGTTTTAATGCCTTTTGTATGAGACATGAAATGTACTAAGTGATCATTTAACACACTTTTAAAAAGCAGTCACACCTCTGAGCtctctgcagaaacacacaagtGAACACTTAATCCACAACAGTCCTAGAGTAACACATTTCTATATTGTGCGTGGCACCACTTACCCCCATAAGGCAGCGGCACATGTTGGCGTAGGCCACAGAAAAGTCTGGCTCGGAGATGGCCTTTTCAAAGGTAAGATCTATGACTCCTTTCAATCTCTCCTCGGTGTCAATAGTCAGATCCGTCACTTGTTTCATTAGCTGTTGAAACTTTTGGGGGGTCAGTTTGTTGAGGATGCTGCGAACCCGTTTAAACAGCTCCTGTGTCTTCATCAGCTCTGAGTCGTTCTCCTCAGGCTCATCTCCTGGGCGGCTGCGAACGGCTTTCTTCGCTGAAGGTTTCCAAGCCTTCTCTGCCTTGTTCAGCTGAATGTCCTCACCAAGCGACATGCTGGTGATGATTTTCCTCGGCTCTTTCCTCTGGATCTGCTGAGAGCGGCGTGGACCGCCAACTCCGATACCCATACCTGGAGGCTGGGAGGAGAGACGGGAGGAAGGGACAAAGACGGTATTTCATTCATGGTCTATGAACCTCCAAATGCAGAGCTCTTGGATCACCATCATCGAGAAAATGTAAACTTACTGGTCCTCTGGTTCCTCCTCCCATGCCAGGCCTGCCAAGGTTGGCGAAGGAGGGTGTGAAGTCAGGGCCGCAGTTCATTCCTGGTAGACGACTGGGGTCCAGCTGACGCAGAGGGGTCTTATTAGCCTTGTCTAGGACAACATCACTGATGGCTGGTAGACCCTCAGGCTTGTTCATGCTGGCTGAGATGAACTGGAAACCCAGAAGAAACTCTCTGTCATATTGCTTCTTCTCCTCTGGGTTGATTGGCTTCCATTGTTCTGAAAGAGAAACCAGAATGTTCTTTTATTGAAGACATTTAGTTAGTTCTATTTCCCTCAGCATCTACTCATAATGAAACTGGGATGCAGTGTCATTATCCTCCATCAGTATATCTGTAGATATGGTTTTGCCCCATAATGTCCACAAGGTGGCAGATAGGCtagtaaatgaattaattaataaaaggaTGAATAGGTACAGTAAATGTGGTCTGTggatacatttaaaaaggtaGTGTTTAATGAGGGACAATCTCAAATAAAGCTGCTGaaattatttgtatgttttgACTTTTAAAGCACATGTTTGACTTgctacagttttttttgtcacattcacatacaacagaaaaaaagctgCAACAAGGCAAAGCGTCATGACCTACACTTTAAAAATCAAAGCTTGGTGAGACTTGTTTTGCGTCGCTCCCACATAATATCCTTTTTTCGCTGAACACTATGACACTATCAATCAGGTAAAATGCCACTCCCTAAATTTCAACAAAGCAGGCAAAAACATAGTCAACTGACTCCGCTCCAGAATGCAAGTGTTAAAACATCATCGCTCACACACTGAACTGACAGTATAAGCCACTGAAAGGTATCAAGGTTCAGCGACCCACCCTCTTTGTACTGGTACTTCTTGTCAGTGGTGGTCGGCTCAGGAGGATCTGGCTGAATGTTCTCAGCGTCTAGCTTGTCCTCCTTGTCCTCCCAGGTCAGGTCTGCCTCTTCTGCGGCAGGAGGGGAAGCAGCAGGGGGCTGGGTCTCTAGTACTGGGGCAGGGGCTGGCTCGGGCTCTGGTGGAGCAACTACCTTCTCCTAGTTTAAAGATGGGAGAGGGGTTAGGGCAGTTGAGACAGCAATAGGACAGTTCAAATTTATTATACACTTGAGTTAAAGATTAAATCTTTTCGCCAGCTTCAACAGGTTTGAAGTAACTGCAGGCTCATAAAAACAGGTTGGAAAAGCGtggaaatgaatgaataaatgcattactgcacacacacctctttaaAGGCATCCAGGAGGTCTCCCACTGCCTCCTTTTTGTTCAGATCTTtcatcttcctctttttctttggCACAGACACAGCAGCTACAGGAAGGAAGACAAATCAGCCTCACAACATACTTGACATTTCTACTGATGGAGATTATAATTCTAAACTATCAAATATTTTTGAATGTTGTAATTCACTGACCATGCATAGTAGTTTCTACAAGGGTAGGGATGACCGTCTGGGGAGGAGGAGtgtcctccctctcctctgctgtggGAGGGGGAGGAGTGGGCACAGTTTCTGGGGTGCTGTCAGCTTTGGAAACCGCCTCTGCAGGA
Proteins encoded:
- the LOC123985650 gene encoding eukaryotic translation initiation factor 4 gamma 1-like isoform X5 gives rise to the protein MGNRGSQEKEDSEAGAYYPAQPQFTPSVQTAPVIMNPAPQQQQPPPQPPQHIPTKRERKQIRIRDPNQGGRDITEEIMSGGRSGSTPTPPQTAISGSESTAVAQANGESVTAAFTPAVVRPDERGKPTPPPLSKTPELVIGDPIPTEATSPDTNTKPPSPPLLSEAEDPSLDTISTLAPSAAVADVMDAPPPPRERTPTPQSAPEVPAYPAPLPDPVPTSAAQDKTDKKDTEAKEEVMVEEEAKAEEEAASLDTPFAPSSTINGVAKVEPERLSVMLPPSPLEAPLESPIAQPEELRLPNGLPLPAPQDPEVPAVSTAERDDSPIAEPDDSPIAEPVTSQQPVIQTSTTITRAAPTPVDQATPAPVDQPAPAPAVQEIPADPIVQAAPAPPEVKETVPPVTLDVKEDSPVPQSAAKEEKPSPAEAVSKADSTPETVPTPPPPTAEEREDTPPPQTVIPTLVETTMHAAVSVPKKKRKMKDLNKKEAVGDLLDAFKEEKVVAPPEPEPAPAPVLETQPPAASPPAAEEADLTWEDKEDKLDAENIQPDPPEPTTTDKKYQYKEEQWKPINPEEKKQYDREFLLGFQFISASMNKPEGLPAISDVVLDKANKTPLRQLDPSRLPGMNCGPDFTPSFANLGRPGMGGGTRGPPPGMGIGVGGPRRSQQIQRKEPRKIITSMSLGEDIQLNKAEKAWKPSAKKAVRSRPGDEPEENDSELMKTQELFKRVRSILNKLTPQKFQQLMKQVTDLTIDTEERLKGVIDLTFEKAISEPDFSVAYANMCRCLMGLKVETPDKSVGHVNFRKLLLNRCQKEFEKDKDDDVIFEKKQKELDASSVEEEKQRLTEELQDSKDKARRRSLGNIKFIGELFKLKMLTEVIMHDCIVKLLKNHDEESLECLCRLLSTIGKDLDFEKAKPRMDQYFNQMEKIIKERKTTSRIRFMLQDVLDLRRNNWVPRRGDQGPKTIDQIHKEAELEEHREHMKVQQALVSKKESGSGPGGRMGGGGPGGRGGLHSQGRGAPQDEGWNTVPISTKNRPIDTSRLSKITKTPILDFNNQLLAPGGKGTWGSWGKGSSGGTSAKPADSGPESGGRPTTSTLNRFSALQQASSSSGSSQDSDRRVPQRNSSSRERGDRFDRSERGSDRFDRRDDRQVDRRDDRRDDRDRNRLQVTKRSFSRENEERSREREQRGSADPVRRVASMTDDRDRGSRERARSKENAMRETAATPPPAQTPTKPALTEEELNKKSTAIIEEYLHINDMKEALQCVQEMNSTQLLFVFVRNGLESTLERSTIAREHMGMLLHQLIKTGILPTEHYYKGLQEILEVADDMAIDIPHIWLYLAELITPMLHEGGIPMGELFREISKPLIPQGKAGVLLVQILSLLCKEMSHKKVGTMWREAGLGWTDFLPEDEDVNKFVTEQDVEFTLGDESEKSKKVELSSAELTKQLDRLIQDKVDNQRVFDWVEANLDEQQTSSNMFVRALMTCICQSAVICENPYKVDGEQIKQRAKLLQKYLKDEQKELQALYALQALMVQMEQPANLLRMFFDTLYDEDVIKEEAFYKWESSKDPAEQQGKGVALKSVTAFFTWLREAEDESDNS